A window from Pelagicoccus enzymogenes encodes these proteins:
- a CDS encoding DUF6985 domain-containing protein, producing MKIEDIGDFDHDPQFDWYYGPVESGEPPIPQFRFVLEEYLEDKNQSEFRTAMLNFRSNGSKAIKAAEEHIFEYYKDITNLIDTEDEEDFPLIKSSRDVWSYLRIGDEVLVSRRPYGDKKIYLSIECGCDWEEEHGLQIVLKEGMTVNKLGPYDGHLTNSDAYDVEEYENIVYKKIT from the coding sequence ATGAAAATAGAAGACATTGGAGATTTTGATCACGACCCCCAGTTTGATTGGTACTATGGTCCTGTCGAAAGTGGCGAACCCCCGATACCCCAATTTCGATTCGTGCTTGAGGAATATCTCGAAGATAAAAATCAATCCGAGTTCCGAACGGCCATGCTAAACTTTAGATCCAACGGTTCAAAAGCAATCAAAGCAGCAGAGGAACACATTTTTGAATACTATAAAGATATAACGAATCTAATAGATACTGAAGATGAGGAAGATTTCCCACTGATCAAGTCTAGCAGAGATGTTTGGTCATACCTGAGAATTGGCGACGAAGTCTTGGTATCGAGACGTCCGTACGGAGACAAAAAGATATACCTATCTATTGAATGTGGATGCGATTGGGAAGAAGAGCATGGACTGCAAATCGTCCTGAAGGAAGGAATGACGGTAAACAAGTTGGGACCTTACGATGGTCACTTGACGAATTCAGACGCCTACGACGTTGAGGAA